A stretch of Halomonas elongata DSM 2581 DNA encodes these proteins:
- the infC gene encoding translation initiation factor IF-3, protein MKRSNPRGRPQEKRPPMNERITDEQVRLIDSDGEQLGIMPTRDALERAEAAGMDLVQISNADPIVCKIMDYGKFVFEQKKQKAAQKKKQKQIQVKEVKFRPGTDEGDYQVKMKNLTRFLESGDKGKVTLRFRGREMAHQDIGRKLMERIAADLEEIGTVESFPKMEGRQMIMIIAPKKK, encoded by the coding sequence ATCAAGAGAAGCAACCCCAGAGGACGCCCGCAGGAAAAGCGTCCCCCGATGAACGAGAGAATCACCGACGAGCAGGTGCGCCTGATCGATAGCGACGGCGAGCAGCTGGGCATCATGCCCACTCGCGATGCGCTGGAGCGCGCCGAGGCGGCGGGGATGGATCTCGTGCAGATTTCCAATGCCGATCCGATCGTCTGCAAGATCATGGATTACGGCAAGTTCGTCTTCGAGCAGAAGAAGCAGAAGGCGGCACAGAAGAAAAAGCAGAAGCAGATCCAGGTCAAGGAAGTCAAGTTCCGGCCTGGCACTGACGAGGGCGACTATCAGGTCAAGATGAAGAACCTGACGCGCTTCCTCGAAAGTGGCGACAAGGGCAAGGTCACGTTGCGTTTCCGCGGTCGCGAGATGGCCCACCAGGACATCGGCCGCAAGCTGATGGAGCGCATCGCCGCCGATCTCGAAGAGATCGGTACTGTCGAGTCCTTCCCCAAGATGGAAGGTCGTCAGATGATCATGATCATTGCCCCCAAGAAGAAGTGA
- a CDS encoding DUF2909 domain-containing protein has translation MLLKVLIALVFIAMVASLAAGAGFLLKDGGRSRRVLISLKLRVCLAALLLILLLYGFYAGGLGG, from the coding sequence ATGCTTCTCAAGGTCCTGATTGCCCTCGTCTTCATTGCCATGGTCGCAAGCCTCGCCGCTGGCGCCGGCTTTTTGCTCAAGGATGGCGGCCGCTCGCGACGTGTGCTCATTTCCCTCAAGCTGCGCGTCTGCCTGGCCGCCCTGCTGCTGATACTGCTCCTGTACGGCTTTTATGCCGGCGGCCTCGGCGGCTGA
- the rplT gene encoding 50S ribosomal protein L20, with protein MTRVKRGVVARRRHKKILKQAKGYYGARSRVFRVAKQAVIKAGQYAYRDRRQRKRQFRALWIQRINAGARQHGLSYSRFVGGLKKAGIEIDRKVLADLAVNEKAAFAAIVEKAKAAQ; from the coding sequence ATGACTCGTGTCAAGCGTGGTGTCGTCGCACGTCGTCGTCACAAGAAAATCCTCAAGCAGGCCAAGGGTTACTACGGTGCCCGTTCGCGCGTCTTTCGCGTGGCCAAGCAGGCTGTCATCAAGGCCGGTCAGTATGCCTATCGTGACCGTCGCCAGCGTAAGCGCCAGTTCCGCGCCCTGTGGATCCAGCGCATCAACGCCGGTGCCCGTCAGCACGGCCTGTCCTACAGCCGCTTCGTCGGTGGCCTGAAGAAGGCCGGGATCGAGATCGACCGCAAGGTGCTGGCCGACCTGGCCGTCAACGAGAAGGCAGCGTTTGCCGCTATCGTCGAGAAGGCCAAGGCTGCCCAGTAA
- the rpmI gene encoding 50S ribosomal protein L35, translating to MPKIKSNSGAAKRFKKTANGFKHKQSFRSHILTKKSTKRKRHLRGMKQIHDADKPLVQRMLPNL from the coding sequence ATGCCGAAAATCAAGAGCAACAGCGGCGCTGCCAAGCGCTTCAAGAAGACGGCCAACGGCTTCAAGCACAAGCAGTCGTTTCGTAGCCACATCCTGACCAAGAAGTCCACCAAGCGTAAGCGTCACCTGCGTGGTATGAAGCAGATTCACGACGCCGACAAGCCGCTCGTGCAGCGTATGCTGCCGAACCTGTAA
- a CDS encoding cytochrome c oxidase subunit 3 produces MSGGSYYVPASSKWPALGSLALGIMMVGTGMVLVHGNSGAPIMVIGLVGILAVMALWFRDVIHESRKGLYDDQMDRSFRWGMGWFIFSEVMFFAAFFGALFYIRTFALPWLDGEGAKGVAALLWPDFTASWPLLEPPDAAIQGPHQTFSPWHLPLVNTLILVGSSITLTVAHEGLKEGRRTTARHWLTLTVLLGLCFIAIQGIEYREAYVHYGITLQAGIYGATFFLLTGFHGAHVIVGTLILIAILARVWKGHFSADDHFGFEAAAWYWHFVDVVWIGLFTFVYVF; encoded by the coding sequence ATGAGTGGTGGCAGCTATTACGTACCCGCATCGAGCAAGTGGCCGGCGCTGGGATCCCTGGCACTGGGGATCATGATGGTCGGTACCGGCATGGTGCTGGTGCACGGCAATTCGGGCGCGCCGATCATGGTGATAGGTCTGGTCGGGATACTGGCGGTGATGGCGTTGTGGTTCCGCGATGTCATCCATGAGTCCCGCAAGGGGCTCTACGATGACCAGATGGACCGCTCCTTCCGCTGGGGGATGGGCTGGTTCATCTTCTCCGAGGTCATGTTCTTCGCCGCCTTCTTCGGTGCACTGTTCTATATCCGCACCTTCGCGCTGCCGTGGCTGGATGGTGAAGGCGCCAAGGGCGTGGCCGCGCTGCTGTGGCCCGACTTCACGGCTTCCTGGCCGTTGCTGGAACCGCCGGATGCGGCCATTCAGGGGCCGCATCAGACCTTCAGCCCCTGGCACTTGCCGCTGGTCAACACCCTGATCCTGGTGGGCTCGAGCATCACGCTGACGGTGGCGCACGAGGGCCTGAAGGAAGGGCGGCGCACCACGGCGCGCCACTGGTTGACGCTTACCGTGCTGCTGGGGCTGTGCTTCATCGCGATTCAGGGTATCGAGTATCGGGAGGCCTATGTCCATTACGGCATCACCCTGCAGGCGGGTATCTACGGTGCGACCTTCTTCCTGTTGACGGGCTTTCACGGCGCCCATGTGATCGTCGGCACCCTGATCCTGATCGCCATCCTGGCGCGGGTCTGGAAAGGGCATTTCTCCGCAGACGATCATTTTGGATTCGAGGCGGCGGCCTGGTACTGGCACTTCGTCGACGTGGTGTGGATCGGGCTTTTCACCTTCGTCTATGTCTTCTGA
- a CDS encoding SLC13 family permease produces MSSSPASPPPALAARIGLWLGPLWLVLTWLSPAPAGMPESAWACVGLALLMATWWSTEAIPIPATSLLPLVLMPALGIEGMGDTAVSYANPIIYLFLGGFLLGIAMQRWNLHRRIALHVLKVVGQRPRRQIGGFMIATGFLSMWVSNTATAIMMLPIGMSVVSLLDDSDPEELRRYATALLLAIAYSASIGGVATLIGTPPNALLAGYLADSRGIDLGFAQWMLVGLPISLAMMVCAWWWLTRRGFALDTGEDGAAMVDRELARLGTMSSAERRVGVIFLLAALAWVVRPLLNQHGLDWLSDTGIAIAAGILLFLLPSGNERGQRLMRWEDAQNLPWGILLLFGGGLALAGGISRSGLAEWIAQHLGIFGAFPVLALIGVVVLVIIFLTEVTSNTATAAAFLPLLGALALSLDISPLLVTVPAAIAASCAFMMPVATPPNAIVFATGHMKIQSMIRAGFVLNLISTVLVTLLAYPLLMLFW; encoded by the coding sequence ATGTCTTCGAGCCCTGCCTCCCCACCTCCTGCTCTCGCTGCACGTATCGGCTTGTGGCTCGGGCCACTCTGGCTGGTCTTGACCTGGCTGTCGCCCGCTCCGGCCGGCATGCCGGAATCCGCCTGGGCCTGCGTCGGGCTGGCGTTGCTGATGGCCACCTGGTGGTCGACCGAGGCCATTCCCATTCCCGCCACGTCCCTGTTACCGCTGGTGCTGATGCCGGCACTTGGTATCGAAGGCATGGGCGATACCGCGGTGAGCTACGCCAATCCCATCATCTATCTCTTCCTGGGCGGCTTTCTGCTGGGCATCGCCATGCAGCGGTGGAATCTGCACCGACGCATCGCCCTGCATGTCCTGAAGGTCGTCGGCCAGCGTCCGCGGCGACAGATCGGTGGCTTCATGATCGCCACCGGTTTTCTCAGCATGTGGGTGTCGAATACCGCCACCGCCATCATGATGCTCCCCATCGGCATGTCGGTGGTCAGCCTGCTCGACGACAGCGATCCCGAGGAATTACGTCGCTACGCGACCGCCCTGCTGCTGGCCATCGCCTATTCCGCCAGCATCGGTGGCGTTGCCACCTTGATCGGCACGCCTCCCAACGCCCTGTTGGCCGGCTACCTGGCCGACAGTCGTGGCATTGACCTCGGCTTCGCGCAATGGATGCTGGTGGGCTTGCCGATCAGTCTCGCCATGATGGTCTGCGCCTGGTGGTGGTTGACGCGCCGTGGCTTCGCCCTCGATACCGGCGAGGATGGCGCTGCCATGGTCGATCGCGAATTAGCTCGGCTCGGCACGATGTCGTCCGCCGAACGCCGGGTCGGCGTGATATTCCTGCTGGCCGCCCTGGCCTGGGTCGTTCGCCCGTTGCTCAACCAGCACGGACTCGACTGGCTGTCGGATACGGGCATCGCCATCGCCGCCGGCATCCTCCTGTTCCTGCTCCCCTCCGGTAACGAACGGGGCCAGCGCCTGATGCGCTGGGAGGATGCCCAGAACCTGCCATGGGGCATTCTGCTGTTGTTCGGAGGCGGCCTGGCGCTGGCCGGCGGCATCAGCCGCTCGGGCCTCGCCGAGTGGATCGCCCAACACCTCGGTATCTTCGGCGCCTTCCCGGTGCTGGCGCTGATCGGCGTCGTGGTCCTGGTGATCATCTTCCTCACCGAGGTGACCTCCAACACCGCCACGGCCGCTGCTTTCCTGCCACTGCTCGGCGCCCTGGCGCTGTCTCTGGACATCTCGCCGCTGTTGGTCACCGTACCGGCGGCCATCGCCGCGAGCTGTGCCTTCATGATGCCGGTCGCCACGCCGCCCAATGCCATCGTGTTCGCCACCGGACACATGAAGATCCAGTCTATGATCCGCGCCGGCTTCGTGCTCAACCTGATCAGCACCGTGCTGGTCACGCTGCTGGCCTATCCGCTGCTGATGCTGTTCTGGTGA
- a CDS encoding COX15/CtaA family protein, whose protein sequence is MHMRDRQYRARLNGLRWLSLLGGLLAALVVLAGAWTRLVDAGLGCPDWPGCYGQWVVPDSTRALMHSPDVPLDASKAWMEMLHRYLASSLGLLAIAVVVLGRRLRHHEGYPWRFSLGLLTLILVQGAFGAFTVTLRLWPQVVTLHLLGGMAVMGSFLWLYLRFRRLAVPGVARRRPRRLTPLWGLALVLLVLQLGLGGWTSSNYAGLACQGFPTCNAQWWPNMDWGEGFHLTQTVGPNYLHGQLHGEARSAIQMGHRLGGVALFLCLLGLGLRHRRDRGVSPWLGAMGGACLLQAALGIANVLFWLPLWLALLHTAGAAVLVTATLLAVWHWRWGDTVARSSPSVAARELMHA, encoded by the coding sequence ATGCATATGCGAGATCGGCAATACCGGGCCAGGTTGAACGGACTGCGCTGGTTGAGTCTGCTGGGGGGGCTGCTTGCCGCTCTGGTGGTGCTGGCCGGTGCCTGGACCCGGCTGGTGGATGCCGGCCTGGGATGCCCGGACTGGCCCGGGTGCTATGGGCAATGGGTGGTGCCGGACTCGACCCGCGCCCTGATGCATTCGCCTGATGTGCCACTCGATGCATCCAAGGCGTGGATGGAAATGCTGCATCGCTATCTGGCCTCGTCACTGGGATTGCTGGCCATTGCCGTGGTGGTGCTGGGCCGACGTCTTAGGCACCACGAAGGGTACCCATGGCGATTCTCCCTGGGACTGCTGACGCTGATCCTGGTACAGGGCGCCTTCGGTGCCTTCACCGTGACGCTGCGTCTATGGCCTCAGGTGGTGACCCTGCATCTGCTGGGTGGCATGGCCGTGATGGGTAGCTTCCTGTGGTTGTATCTACGATTCCGGCGCCTGGCGGTGCCGGGAGTGGCGCGCCGGCGGCCGCGCCGTTTGACACCGCTATGGGGACTGGCGCTGGTCCTGCTGGTGCTGCAGCTGGGGCTGGGGGGCTGGACCTCGAGCAATTATGCCGGCCTCGCCTGTCAGGGATTTCCCACCTGCAATGCCCAGTGGTGGCCGAACATGGATTGGGGGGAAGGCTTCCACCTGACCCAGACGGTGGGGCCCAACTATCTGCATGGGCAACTGCACGGCGAGGCGCGCAGTGCAATCCAGATGGGGCATCGTCTGGGTGGGGTAGCACTGTTCCTGTGCCTGCTGGGACTCGGTCTGCGTCATCGTCGGGATCGCGGCGTGTCGCCCTGGCTCGGAGCGATGGGGGGCGCCTGCCTGCTGCAGGCGGCTCTGGGTATTGCCAATGTCCTGTTCTGGCTGCCGCTCTGGCTGGCCTTGTTGCATACGGCGGGCGCGGCCGTACTGGTGACGGCGACGCTGCTGGCGGTCTGGCACTGGCGATGGGGAGACACTGTGGCCCGCTCATCGCCATCGGTGGCGGCAAGGGAGTTGATGCATGCATGA
- a CDS encoding OmpA family protein: MKKSTTGLLLGSALVVGLSGCASSASQSSGMGDSSTSDRAWYKHPAVCSVAGGLIGAGIGYGVSDDDDEDTGAYVGGTVGATAAALLCAEPNKGPAPVGDSDGDGVPDDKDQCPGTPAGVAVDAVGCPLDSDGDGVPDYQDQCPGTPAGAEVNALGCVEDLVLQDVNFEFDSAQLTMGAESVLTDVASKLRANENVRVRIEGHTDSVGPAQYNKDLSQRRADSVASFLASQGIAANRMTTIGYGEEQPVASNDTKAGRAENRRVELGEWE; the protein is encoded by the coding sequence ATGAAAAAATCAACGACTGGCTTGTTGCTCGGTTCCGCGCTGGTGGTCGGTCTTTCCGGCTGCGCCAGTTCGGCGTCTCAATCCTCCGGCATGGGCGACAGCTCGACGTCTGATCGTGCCTGGTACAAGCATCCTGCTGTGTGCAGCGTTGCAGGCGGCCTGATCGGTGCCGGTATCGGCTACGGTGTCTCCGATGACGACGACGAGGACACTGGCGCCTATGTCGGCGGTACTGTCGGTGCCACGGCGGCCGCGCTGCTGTGCGCCGAGCCGAACAAGGGTCCGGCCCCTGTCGGCGACAGCGATGGCGATGGCGTGCCGGACGACAAGGACCAGTGCCCGGGTACCCCGGCCGGTGTCGCCGTTGACGCCGTCGGCTGCCCGCTGGATTCCGATGGTGACGGCGTGCCGGACTATCAGGACCAGTGCCCGGGTACCCCGGCCGGTGCCGAGGTCAATGCCCTGGGTTGTGTCGAGGACCTGGTGCTGCAGGACGTCAACTTCGAGTTTGACTCCGCTCAGCTGACTATGGGCGCCGAGTCCGTGCTGACTGATGTGGCTTCCAAGCTGCGCGCCAACGAGAACGTCCGTGTGCGTATCGAAGGTCACACCGACTCCGTCGGTCCGGCCCAGTACAACAAGGACCTGTCTCAGCGTCGTGCCGATTCCGTGGCAAGCTTCCTGGCCAGCCAGGGCATTGCCGCCAATCGCATGACCACCATCGGTTATGGCGAAGAGCAGCCGGTGGCCAGCAACGACACCAAGGCGGGTCGTGCCGAGAACCGTCGTGTCGAGCTTGGCGAGTGGGAGTGA
- a CDS encoding DUF2489 domain-containing protein: MSTTIALILLGLGLAIVAGLGVYAYVLWREVRRRQAFREEELRRAHDNCLENLELVANALQQGQVDITEGAWRCKTLLDILDPSLVSRPEFLAFAEVHERTRHLHTHSARQALTPRARFQEDRERLKVEDEWRDEVIKAASHALVFRRGWPDSLH; encoded by the coding sequence ATGTCCACCACTATCGCCTTGATCCTGCTGGGCCTTGGCCTGGCCATCGTGGCAGGCCTCGGCGTTTATGCCTATGTGTTATGGCGGGAAGTCCGTCGTCGGCAGGCATTTCGCGAGGAGGAATTACGTCGGGCACACGATAACTGCCTGGAGAATCTCGAGCTGGTGGCCAATGCCTTGCAGCAGGGGCAAGTCGATATTACCGAAGGCGCCTGGCGCTGCAAGACGCTTCTGGACATCCTCGATCCATCATTGGTTTCGCGGCCGGAATTCCTCGCATTTGCCGAGGTTCATGAGCGAACTCGTCATCTGCATACGCATTCGGCGCGGCAGGCTCTGACCCCCAGGGCGCGCTTCCAGGAGGATCGTGAACGCTTGAAAGTAGAGGACGAATGGCGTGACGAGGTCATCAAAGCAGCCTCGCATGCCCTGGTGTTTCGACGCGGCTGGCCGGATTCTTTGCATTGA
- the cyoE gene encoding heme o synthase, with amino-acid sequence MHDARSMAQQAVMPLWRDLVTLGKPRVVAVMLVCSLVGMLLARPVPPFDKLVLGLVGIGLAASGAAAFNHVVDRRLDAMMLRTASRPLATRRLSIPLALGWASLLSVMGIGLLYVGVNALTAWLTFGSLIGYALIYTAFLKRATPQNIVIGGVAGAAPPLLGWTSVSDQLGPEPLLLVLIVFAWTPPHFWALAIHKREEYERAEVPMLPVTHGEAFTRLQVWLYGWLTVAVTLLPFVIGMSGWLYLAGVTALNVRFMWWNGKVWRGRDPKAPLAAFWFSIRYILGVFVVLLLDSYATLWWS; translated from the coding sequence ATGCATGATGCTCGGTCGATGGCTCAGCAAGCCGTCATGCCGCTATGGCGCGATCTCGTGACCCTCGGCAAGCCGCGGGTGGTGGCAGTGATGCTGGTCTGCAGCCTGGTGGGTATGCTGCTGGCCCGGCCGGTACCACCGTTCGACAAGCTGGTGCTGGGGCTGGTGGGCATCGGGCTGGCCGCCAGCGGAGCCGCGGCGTTCAATCATGTCGTGGATCGTCGGCTGGATGCGATGATGCTGCGCACGGCGTCGCGCCCCCTGGCGACGAGGCGACTGTCGATACCGCTGGCCCTGGGCTGGGCAAGCCTGTTGTCGGTGATGGGAATCGGCCTGTTGTACGTTGGGGTCAACGCCTTGACGGCCTGGCTCACCTTCGGCTCGCTGATCGGCTATGCCCTGATCTACACCGCCTTTCTCAAGCGAGCCACACCCCAGAACATCGTGATCGGCGGTGTGGCTGGCGCCGCTCCGCCACTGCTGGGCTGGACGTCGGTGAGTGACCAGCTCGGGCCCGAGCCGTTGCTGTTGGTGTTGATCGTCTTCGCCTGGACGCCGCCGCATTTCTGGGCCCTGGCGATCCACAAGCGCGAGGAATACGAACGGGCTGAAGTCCCGATGCTGCCGGTGACCCACGGCGAAGCCTTCACGCGCCTGCAGGTATGGCTCTATGGCTGGTTGACGGTTGCGGTGACGCTGCTGCCCTTTGTCATCGGCATGAGCGGCTGGCTCTACCTGGCGGGCGTGACGGCGCTGAACGTACGCTTCATGTGGTGGAACGGGAAGGTCTGGCGGGGGCGGGACCCGAAGGCGCCGCTTGCGGCCTTCTGGTTTTCCATTCGTTATATTCTGGGTGTTTTCGTCGTCCTGCTGCTGGACAGCTATGCCACGCTCTGGTGGTCTTGA
- a CDS encoding cytochrome c oxidase assembly protein produces MTERHTDDTRRGVRRTVARTLVALAGMFVFAFALVPLYDVFCQVTGLNGKTSNQAQALVHEDADEGRVVTMQFITRGSPGLPWSLEAHTRQVRVHPGQSAEVEFTFENMGDEVSVARAVPSVTPSQASLHLRKLACFCFQNQRLAPGERFEAPLVFQLTRDLPEDIQTVTLVYTLYRQDAAPSPGSGDQVRGGDA; encoded by the coding sequence ATGACAGAGCGGCATACCGACGACACACGCAGGGGCGTCAGACGTACCGTGGCCAGGACCCTGGTGGCGCTGGCCGGGATGTTCGTCTTCGCTTTCGCCCTGGTGCCGCTGTACGACGTGTTCTGTCAGGTCACCGGGCTCAACGGCAAGACCTCTAACCAGGCTCAGGCCTTGGTTCACGAGGACGCCGACGAAGGCCGGGTGGTGACCATGCAGTTCATCACCCGGGGCAGCCCCGGCTTGCCCTGGTCGCTGGAAGCGCATACCCGGCAGGTTCGCGTGCATCCAGGGCAGAGCGCCGAGGTCGAGTTTACCTTCGAGAACATGGGTGATGAGGTCAGCGTGGCCCGGGCCGTACCCAGCGTGACGCCTTCGCAGGCCTCGCTGCATCTTCGCAAGCTGGCATGTTTCTGCTTTCAGAATCAACGCCTGGCGCCGGGCGAGCGTTTCGAGGCCCCCCTGGTCTTTCAGTTGACGCGCGACCTGCCGGAGGACATCCAGACGGTCACGCTGGTTTATACCCTGTACCGGCAGGACGCGGCACCGTCCCCGGGGAGCGGGGATCAGGTGCGAGGAGGTGACGCATGA
- a CDS encoding SURF1 family protein, with the protein MRSSRRLMLWFGFWACLVVLGLGLGLWQWERAADKRELLARYDSAPRLVAPESAPPDGARISVSGEFLAKETLFLDNRIHGERLGVAALTPLRGDDGRLWLVERGFLPTGPSRDTPRVSTPEGRVSVAGRWQVAGDSAPLFGPNREGKRLQHIALDAWEGLGGFAHAGWLHQEEGGGHLASWWQPNVLPPSRHLGYAAQWWGLALTALVVMIVGARRLSRDRSRHTPNDKETRP; encoded by the coding sequence ATGCGGTCCAGCCGTCGCCTGATGCTGTGGTTCGGGTTCTGGGCCTGCCTGGTGGTTCTCGGACTCGGACTTGGACTATGGCAGTGGGAACGTGCCGCCGACAAGCGCGAGTTGCTGGCGCGTTACGACTCAGCTCCTCGGCTGGTGGCCCCCGAGTCCGCACCGCCCGACGGCGCGCGGATCAGCGTGTCGGGAGAGTTCCTGGCGAAAGAAACCCTGTTTCTCGACAACCGCATTCATGGAGAGCGGCTCGGCGTGGCGGCCCTGACCCCGCTGCGTGGTGATGACGGTCGTCTGTGGCTGGTGGAACGGGGGTTCCTGCCCACCGGACCGAGCCGAGACACGCCGCGGGTGTCGACGCCGGAGGGCCGGGTGAGCGTGGCGGGACGTTGGCAGGTGGCCGGAGACTCGGCACCACTCTTCGGCCCCAATCGCGAAGGCAAGCGCCTGCAGCACATCGCGCTCGACGCCTGGGAGGGCCTGGGGGGATTCGCCCATGCTGGCTGGTTGCACCAGGAGGAAGGGGGCGGCCACTTGGCTTCCTGGTGGCAGCCCAATGTGTTGCCGCCGTCGCGTCATCTCGGCTATGCCGCCCAGTGGTGGGGACTGGCGCTGACGGCGCTGGTGGTGATGATTGTCGGTGCCCGCCGCCTGAGCCGTGATCGATCTCGGCATACGCCCAATGACAAGGAGACACGTCCATGA
- the thrS gene encoding threonine--tRNA ligase: MPIVTLPDGSQRSFDEPLSIMQLAESIGTGLAKACVAGRIDGELVDAADIIDHDAEVAIITARDPEGLDIIRHSCAHLIGHAVKQLYPDAKMAIGPVIEDGFYYDIDFGRSITPEDLEAIEARMKSLIETGYDVVREYVDRDRAMLTFLHRDEPYKQEIVREIPEGETIRLYHHQEYTDMCRGPHVPNTRHLKAFKLTKLAGAYWRGDAERPMLTRIYGTAWGDKKQLKAYLKRLEEAEKRDHRKLARKLDLFHMQEEAPGMVFWHPRGWTLWQVVEQYMRQVYKDGGYQEIRCPQVMDVSLWKKSGHWDNYADGMFFTESEKREYALKPMNCPGHVQVFNSGLRSYRELPVRYGEFGGCHRNEPSGALHGIMRVRAFTQDDGHVFCTEEQIEPEVTSFHRQALQVYRDFGFEDIAVKIALRPEKRLGDDAVWDRAEEALRGALRTCDVDWDELPGEGAFYGPKIEYHMKDCLGREWQVGTMQVDFMMPVRLGAQYVAEDGERRSPVMLHRAIVGSMERFIGILIEHYAGAMPLWLAPQQAVVLTITDAQRDYATYLEQRLQKKGLRVKADLRNEKIGFKIREHTLQKVPYLLVVGDKEVEADSVAVRSRSGEDLGTMTVDAFIDRIQAERR, translated from the coding sequence ATGCCCATCGTGACCCTGCCGGACGGCAGTCAGAGATCCTTCGACGAGCCCCTCTCCATCATGCAACTGGCCGAGAGCATCGGTACCGGCCTGGCCAAGGCCTGTGTGGCCGGTCGTATCGATGGCGAGCTGGTGGACGCAGCGGACATCATCGATCATGACGCCGAAGTGGCGATCATCACTGCCCGTGACCCCGAGGGGCTGGACATCATTCGTCACTCCTGCGCCCACTTGATCGGTCATGCGGTCAAGCAACTCTACCCGGATGCCAAGATGGCCATTGGCCCGGTGATCGAAGACGGGTTCTACTACGATATCGACTTCGGTCGCTCGATCACTCCCGAGGATCTCGAGGCGATCGAAGCACGCATGAAGTCGCTGATCGAGACCGGTTACGATGTCGTGCGCGAATACGTCGACCGCGACCGCGCCATGCTGACCTTCCTGCATCGCGACGAGCCCTACAAGCAGGAGATCGTGCGCGAGATCCCCGAAGGGGAGACGATCCGCCTCTATCATCACCAGGAATACACCGACATGTGTCGGGGGCCTCACGTCCCCAATACCCGTCATCTCAAGGCCTTCAAGCTGACCAAGCTGGCCGGCGCCTACTGGCGCGGGGATGCCGAACGGCCCATGCTGACGCGCATCTACGGCACCGCCTGGGGCGACAAGAAGCAGCTCAAGGCCTACCTCAAGCGTCTCGAGGAGGCCGAGAAGCGGGACCATCGCAAACTGGCGCGCAAGCTCGATCTCTTCCATATGCAGGAGGAAGCGCCGGGCATGGTGTTCTGGCATCCGCGTGGCTGGACACTGTGGCAGGTTGTCGAGCAGTACATGCGCCAAGTGTACAAGGATGGCGGTTATCAGGAGATCCGCTGTCCGCAGGTGATGGATGTGTCGCTGTGGAAGAAATCAGGTCACTGGGACAACTATGCCGACGGCATGTTCTTCACCGAGTCGGAGAAGCGTGAATACGCGCTCAAGCCGATGAACTGCCCGGGGCACGTGCAGGTCTTCAACTCGGGCCTGCGCAGCTACCGCGAACTGCCGGTGCGTTATGGCGAGTTCGGCGGCTGCCACCGCAACGAGCCTTCCGGTGCCCTGCATGGCATCATGCGCGTGCGTGCCTTTACCCAGGACGACGGCCACGTCTTCTGCACTGAAGAGCAGATCGAGCCCGAGGTCACCAGCTTTCACCGCCAGGCCCTGCAGGTCTATCGTGACTTCGGCTTCGAGGACATTGCCGTCAAGATCGCCCTGCGTCCTGAAAAGCGCCTCGGCGACGACGCCGTCTGGGACCGTGCCGAAGAAGCGCTGCGTGGCGCTCTGCGGACCTGCGACGTCGACTGGGATGAATTGCCGGGCGAGGGCGCCTTCTATGGTCCCAAGATCGAATACCATATGAAGGACTGCCTGGGCCGCGAGTGGCAGGTGGGCACCATGCAGGTCGACTTCATGATGCCGGTGCGCCTCGGCGCCCAGTATGTGGCCGAGGACGGGGAGCGACGCTCGCCGGTGATGCTGCACCGGGCCATCGTCGGCTCGATGGAACGCTTCATCGGTATCCTCATCGAGCACTATGCCGGCGCCATGCCGCTGTGGCTGGCACCGCAGCAGGCTGTGGTGTTGACGATCACCGATGCACAGCGCGATTATGCCACTTACCTCGAGCAGCGCTTGCAGAAAAAGGGCTTGCGAGTCAAGGCGGACTTGAGGAATGAGAAGATCGGCTTTAAAATCCGCGAGCATACGTTGCAGAAGGTCCCCTATCTCCTGGTGGTGGGAGATAAGGAAGTCGAAGCCGACTCGGTGGCCGTGCGCTCGCGCAGTGGCGAGGATCTCGGCACCATGACGGTGGATGCCTTCATTGACCGGATTCAGGCCGAGCGGCGCTAG